Proteins encoded in a region of the Drosophila sechellia strain sech25 chromosome 2L, ASM438219v1, whole genome shotgun sequence genome:
- the LOC6611779 gene encoding mitochondrial 2-oxodicarboxylate carrier, which translates to MATPSEETVHSLAYWQFLAGGLSGFIEIICFHPLDVVKTRMQIQGAHPFGGEVVYTCPLDAIVKIYRYEGLFSLWKGIVPPICVETPKRGGKFLMYESLKPYFQFGAPKPTPLTHAMAGSMAAILESFIVNPFEVVKITQQAHREKHLKTLSVVKYIIKHDGYGIKGLYRGITALVARNAVFHFGFFGFYNALKDIVPSPEDKTYNILRKIIIAGLASSLACVMSVTLDMAKCRIQGPQPVKGKVKYQWTISTIKTTFKEEGFRSLFKGLGAMILRVGPGGAMLLVTYEYLFEFLKSQNI; encoded by the coding sequence ATGGCGACCCCTTCTGAAGAGACGGTTCATTCACTGGCGTATTGGCAATTTTTGGCTGGCGGGTTGTCGGGCTTCATCGAGATTATCTGCTTTCATCCCCTCGATGTGGTTAAGACCCGGATGCAGATACAGGGTGCCCATCCATTTGGCGGCGAGGTTGTTTACACCTGTCCTCTGGATGCCATCGTCAAAATATATCGCTACGAGGGGTTGTTTTCCCTTTGGAAAGGTATTGTGCCCCCGATCTGCGTGGAAACTCCAAAGAGGGGCGGAAAGTTTTTGATGTACGAGAGCTTAAAGCCGTACTTCCAGTTTGGAGCCCCTAAACCAACTCCGCTGACCCACGCCATGGCCGGTTCGATGGCCGCAATTCTGGAGTCCTTTATCGTCAATCCCTTTGAGGTAGTCAAGATCACTCAGCAGGCTCATCGGGAGAAGCACCTGAAAACACTGTCGGTCGTTAAGTACATCATCAAGCATGATGGCTATGGCATCAAGGGGTTGTATCGGGGTATCACTGCACTAGTGGCTCGAAATGCCGTCTTTCACTTTGGATTCTTTGGTTTTTACAATGCGCTCAAAGACATTGTTCCAAGCCCGGAGGATAAGACATATAACATTCTGCGAAAGATCATCATAGCTGGGTTAGCCAGTTCCCTGGCTTGCGTGATGAGTGTTACGTTGGATATGGCCAAGTGCAGGATTCAAGGACCCCAGCCAGTGAAGGGCAAGGTGAAGTACCAGTGGACCATAAGCACGATTAAAACAACCTTCAAGGAGGAGGGTTTTCGATCGTTGTTCAAGGGTCTGGGGGCGATGATCCTGCGTGTCGGCCCTGGTGGGGCCATGCTCCTGGTGACCTACGAGTATTTATTTGAGTTCCTGAAAAGCCAAAATATTtga
- the LOC6611775 gene encoding trypsin-1 produces MRSSIGLTGMAKTILQLFLYGILLVNLSLGATVRRPRLDGRIVGGQVASIKDIPYQVSLQRSYHFCGGSLIAQGWVLTAAHCTEGSAILLSKVRIGSSRTSVGGQLVGIKRVHRHPKFDAYTIDFDFSLLELEEYSAKNVTQAFVGLPEQDADIADGTPVLVSGWGNTQSAQETSAVLRSVTVPKVSQTQCTEAYGNFGSITDRMLCAGLPEGGKDACQGDSGGPLAADGVLWGVVSWGYGCARPNYPGVYSRVSAVRDWIGSVSGI; encoded by the coding sequence ATGCGATCGAGCATTGGATTGACCGGCATGGCAAAGACGATTCTTCAACTGTTTCTCTACGGGATTCTCCTGGTAAATCTGAGCTTGGGAGCCACTGTGAGGCGCCCTCGCCTGGATGGACGCATCGTGGGCGGCCAGGTGGCTAGCATAAAGGACATTCCCTATCAGGTTTCCCTGCAGCGTAGCTATCACTTCTGTGGTGGCTCCTTGATCGCTCAGGGCTGGGTGCTCACGGCGGCCCACTGCACTGAAGGATCGGCCATACTCTTATCCAAAGTTCGCATTGGCTCCTCGCGGACTTCTGTGGGCGGTCAGTTGGTGGGCATCAAGCGAGTCCATCGACATCCCAAATTCGATGCCTACACCATTGACTTTGACTTTTCGCTGCTCGAGCTGGAGGAATATAGTGCCAAGAACGTGACGCAGGCTTTCGTTGGGCTTCCCGAACAGGATGCGGACATTGCCGATGGTACTCCCGTCCTGGTCTCCGGCTGGGGAAACACGCAGAGCGCCCAGGAGACCTCAGCCGTCCTGCGCTccgttacggtgcccaaagtCAGTCAGACGCAGTGCACGGAGGCTTATGGCAACTTTGGCAGCATCACGGATCGCATGCTCTGCGCCGGATTGCCGGAGGGCGGCAAGGACGCCTGCCAAGGTGACTCCGGAGGACCACTCGCTGCTGATGGTGTCCTCTGGGGCGTGGTCTCCTGGGGCTACGGCTGTGCCAGACCAAACTATCCCGGCGTTTACTCGCGCGTGTCTGCGGTTCGTGACTGGATTGGCTCTGTTAGTGGCATTTGA
- the LOC6611776 gene encoding uncharacterized protein LOC6611776, producing MWKKIVFFLVLVAFVAVPFANSLSCNKCTSPSGCKSPSSETCSNSTANANKNFLEGYHSNVPTVNGSLSFSCANLTYYHAANYTHTFEFLGCVFNETNVCNLALTNTVSGWSRKCVQCGTDYCNPAGTYSSSVYTIVGSAIAVLLAKVLS from the exons ATGTGGAagaaaatagttttttttctGGTGCTTGTGGCCTTTGTGGCAGTGCCGTTCG cCAACTCACTGAGCTGCAACAAGTGCACATCGCCGTCTGGATGCAAAAGTCCCTCCTCCGAAACTTGCTCCAATTCGACGGCCAATGCCAATAAGAATTTTCTGGAAGGATACCATAGTAATGTGCCCACCGTTAATGGCAGTCTGAGTTTTTCCTGTGCCAATCTCACTTACTACCATGCAGCAA ACTACACGCACACCTTTGAGTTCCTGGGCTGCGTCTTCAACGAGACAAATGTCTGCAATCTTGCCCTAACCAACACAGTGAGTGGATGGAGCAGGAAGTGCGTCCAGTGCGGCACCGACTACTGCAATCCAGCTGGAACCTACAGCAGCAGTGTCTATACAATCGTGGGATCCGCCATAGCCGTGCTTTTGGCCAAGGTTCTAAGCTAA
- the LOC6611778 gene encoding CCR4-NOT transcription complex subunit 9, producing MSEEPIPVMSPQRQAEREKLYQLIIELAYPATREVALLELSKKNDPDLAPMLWNSFGTSYTLLQEVVNVYPFISNPILKANQSNRVCYALTLLQCVAAHPGTRPAFLRGQIPVYVYPFISTTFKSKPFEQLRLNSLRVIGALVETDDTEAISFLLSTEVVPLCLSNMLKGSMLTKFAAIKIIEKILLNETGLSYICETHDRFAGVAITLGKMTIRMMKSPCFRVLKHVVRCYLLLTENEIARSALGVCLPDQLRDGTFSSAIQHDTCTKQWLKTLLKNLEPRAPAAVQQVVESPQDS from the coding sequence ATGAGTGAGGAACCAATTCCGGTAATGAGCCCCCAGAGGCAGGCCGAGCGGGAGAAGTTGTACCAGTTGATCATCGAGCTGGCCTATCCTGCCACGCGGGAGGTCGCTCTGCTGGAGCTGAGCAAGAAAAACGATCCGGACCTGGCCCCCATGCTGTGGAACAGCTTCGGGACCAGCTACACCCTGCTGCAGGAGGTCGTCAACGTATACCCTTTTATATCGAATCCAATCTTGAAGGCCAACCAGTCGAACCGCGTGTGCTACGCCCTGACGTTGCTACAGTGCGTCGCCGCGCACCCGGGGACTCGCCCGGCCTTCCTGCGGGGCCAGATACCGGTGTACGTGTACCCCTTCATCTCGACCACGTTCAAGAGCAAGCCCTTCGAGCAGCTGCGCCTGAACAGTCTGCGCGTGATTGGTGCTCTGGTCGAGACCGACGACACGGAGGCCATCAGCTTTTTGCTGTCCACCGAGGTCGTGCCTCTCTGCCTGAGCAACATGCTCAAGGGATCGATGCTGACCAAGTTTGCGGCCATCAAAATCATTGAGAAGATACTGCTCAATGAGACGGGTCTATCGTACATCTGCGAGACCCACGATCGCTTCGCGGGGGTGGCCATCACCCTGGGCAAAATGACCATTCGAATGATGAAATCTCCATGCTTCCGGGTGCTGAAGCATGTGGTGCGCTGCTATCTACTACTTACGGAAAATGAGATCGCTCGCAGTGCACTGGGAGTGTGTCTGCCCGATCAGCTGCGTGACGGCACCTTTTCATCGGCCATACAACACGACACGTGCACCAAGCAGTGGCTGAAGACGCTGCTCAAGAACCTGGAGCCAAGGGCTCCTGCTGCTGTGCAGCAGGTCGTCGAGTCGCCACAGGACTCCTAG
- the LOC116803536 gene encoding UPF0585 protein CG18661 — MSFAKRSHPSADRNSQPISEALLSQVDKTTQNLQLLEIASGSGQHAGFLAPLLPNISFQPTEYERNQFGSIAAYAGECPTGNIRPPFHVDITRDPGDWEAPPAPASYDYMFNSNMMHISPWACSIGLFRAAGQLLKKGGRMFTYGPYAQDGILVPQSNVDFDRSLRQRDASWGVRDIKDLKVLAAENGLQLEKLVEMPSNNKFLTWLKL, encoded by the exons ATGAG CTTCGCCAAGAGATCGCATCCCTCGGCGGATCGCAATTCGCAACCGATTTCGGAGGCGCTACTCTCTCAAGTGGACAAAACCACCCAGAATTTACAATTGCTAGAGATTGCCTCGGGCTCAGGACAACATGCGGGATTTCTGGCGCCACTGCTGCCCAACATCAGCTTCCAGCCGACGGAGTACGAAAGGAATCAGTTCGGTTCGATTGCTGCCTATGCAGGGGAGTGTCCCACTGGAAATATTCGCCCGCCGTTCCATGTGGACATCACCCGGGATCCCGGGGACTGGGAGGCTCCTCCAGCACCTGCCAGCTACGACTACATGTTCAACTCGAACATGATGCACATCAGTCCGTGGGCCTGCTCCATAGGACTATTCCGGGCTGCCGGGCAGCTGTTGAAGAAGGGCGGCAGGATGTTCACCTATGGACCATATGCACAAGACGGCATACTCGTTCCGCAGAGCAATGTAGACTTCGATCGCAGCCTGCGACAGAGGGACGCCTCCTGGGGCGTTCGCGACATTAAGGACCTGAAGGTCTTGGCGGCCGAAAATGGCCTGCAGCTGGAAAAGCTCGTGGAGATGCCGTCAAACAACAAGTTCCTGACCTGGCTAAAGCTATAA
- the LOC6611777 gene encoding uncharacterized protein LOC6611777 — protein MYRKALIVSVLVAFVCVQIADSLVCYTCVTPKDCKSPKKVTCTNAAANETSHYLGVYHQNVRNLTSTRFDCLALKYNYNNDVVHQLHGCVHPSVGACSLALKPNYAHYNKTWCLTCSGNKCNKNPAGKMSSSNIAIVASVLGLLLVKMYA, from the exons ATGTATAGGAAAGCTTTAATAGTCAGCGTACTTGTggcctttgtgtgtgtgcaaatcG CTGATTCCCTGGTGTGTTACACCTGCGTAACGCCAAAGGACTGCAAGAGTCCCAAGAAAGTCACCTGCACGAATGCGGCTGCGAATGAGACTAGTCACTACCTGGGTGTCTATCATCAGAATGTTCGCAACCTAACCAGCACGCGATTCGATTGCCTGGCTCTTAAGTACAACTACA ATAACGATGTCGTCCATCAGCTCCATGGCTGCGTGCATCCAAGTGTTGGAGCCTGCAGCTTAGCCCTTAAGCCGAACTATGCTCACTACAATAAGACATGGTGTCTCACCTGTTCGGGCAACAAGTGCAACAAGAATCCGGCCGGAAAGATGAGCAGCAGCAATATCGCCATCGTGGCCAGCGTTCTGGGTCTCTTGCTGGTCAAGATGTATGCCTAG